The genome window CCCACATAGGCAACGCCGGTACCAGATCCTTCCTGAACCCTTATTTCCGCGTAGTCAGCCTTTGCTGATTTAAGAGCGCTTTTTATCTGCTTTTCCATTGAGCGATTCCTCATACATTCTATAATAGGTACGCAAAGTTTTTAATGTGGCTTTTTATTACCGTAGAAAATTGGAACCGTTTTCATTACCGGAGTGCCATTTCCTTTTTTGAATCGTCAGACAAACTATGTGTATCACATTTCCCTGCACTTTTCAATTACATTCAAAATTTAAACATCACTGTCCGATGCCTTTTCTGTCGAGTCCCAGGAGCGCTTCAAATGACTTTTCGTCAATGACCGTGATATGTAACTTTCCAGCTTTTTCTAATTTGGTTCCGGGAGATTCACCGACAACAACATAATCCGTTTTTTTACTCACGCTCGAAGAAACTTGCCCACCAAGATTTTTAATAATTGTTTCCGCTTCACTGCGTGAATATTTTTGCAATGTACCGGTAAGAACAAAAGATTTGCCTGAAATATTTTTATTTTTCACGGGTGTTTGAGTCCTTTGCTTTTGTGTATTTACACCTCGACCCTTGAGTTTGTCTATAATTTCCTTCGAATGCGTATCTTGAAAAAACTCAACAACATTTTTTGCAACAACAGGTCCAATTTCGCGGATTTTTTCCAATGTGTCAAAGGTTGCGTTTGCCAGCATATCCAGGTTGTCAAAATGTTCCGCAAGGACCTCCGCAATGTGGGAACCAACATTGTGAATTCCCAAAGCACAAATAAGCCGGTCTAAGTCTCGATGCTTACTTGTCTCTATGGCATGGATCAGGTTTGATGCCGACTTTTCACCCATTCGCTCCAGATCAATCAATTCATCATATTGAAGAGCATAAATATCTGCGTAATCTTTTATTAAATTACTATCAACCAGTTGCTCGATAAGCGCAGGCCCAAGACCTTCAATATCCATGGCGTTTCTGCCGGCAAAGTATTGTATGCGCCTTTTTGCCTGGGCCTGACAGAGAGGATTATGGCAACGTAAATATATCATCCCATCTTCCTTGCTTACGTATGCCCCACATTCAGGGCAAACGGTTGGCTCTTTAAAAGAGGTCTCAGAGCCATTTCTTCTTTCTTTTTGAACCGCTACAACTTGTGGAATAATCTCACCTGCCTTTTGCACTACCACAGAATCTCCTACCCGTATGTCTTTCCTCCTGATTTCATCAAAGTTATGAAGTGTGGCCCGGCGAACGGTGGTTCCGGCAAGCAATACAGGGGAAAGACTCGCTACCGGTGTGAGCGTGCCGGTCTTTCCTACCTGTACGACAATTTTATTGATCTTTGTAATTGCCTGTTCCGGTTGGAATTTAAATGATATCATCCACCGAGGCGCCTTGCTCGTAGCCCCAAGCTGTTTATGAAGCAAAAGATTGTTTATCTTTATAACCATTCCATCCACCATATAATCCAGTTTGTCACGTTGCTTGTCCCATTCATTGCAATAACGAATGACTTCTTCAATATTTTTGACTAAGCGGGTATAAGGATTTGTGGGCAATCCAAATTCCTGAATACGTTCCAGGCATTGAATATGAGTTTTAAGATCAATTCCTTCGGTGTAGCCGATTCCATACGCAAACATTTGTAAATGCCTTTGTGCTGTAATTCTCGGGTCGAGCAGTTTCAATGAACCTGCCGCGGCATTTCTGGGATTCGCAAATGGTACAATCCCCTCTTCTTCTCTTTCTTCATTGAGCCTTTGAAACTCCCTGTTAGGCAGATAAACTTCTCCTCGGACTTCCAGAACTGACGGAAAGGTATTTTTTTTGTGTATCGGCAGTAATTTCAAGGGAATTTGACAGAGTGTTTTGAGATTGACCGTTATATCATCTCCATAAAAGCCATTTCCGCGAGTAGCGCCTCGTATGAACAAACCCCTTTCATACCAAAGGGTAATAGCCACTCCGTCGATCTTCAATTCCACAACATATTCAATTCCCTGATGTGTATCAATGTGAGCCATACGCTTTATACGTTTGTCAAATTCCCTTATCTCTTCTTCAGAATAGGTGTTGTCGATACTCAGCATCGGAATTTTGTGTTGCACAGGAGAAAATTGAGCAACGGGTTTACCACCTACTCTCTGTGTGGGAGAATCCGATGTAACAAGATCAGGATGCAGTTCTTCGAGAGATTGTAATTCCTTGAATAATGTGTCATATTCATAGTCGGTAATTTCGGGGGCATTTTCCACATAGTACTTGCTGTCATGGTACCGTATGGTCCTTCTCAGCTGTTCAATTTTTTCTTTTATAGTAACGGTCGTCATGGAGAAAAGAGGAAAAAAACTACACGGTTTTTATAAAAGGTTTGTAAATTGGACCAATAAAGCAAGTCTTCAGTATATCACACTTTATAGGTCTGTCAATGGGTTGTACCGGTTATCTATTCACTTGACTTTAACGTACAGTTGGTATAAACTCGTTACCTAAAGGGTTGCTTCTTTCTCCTGAGACAGTGACTGGTTTAAATGCACATACATTAAATCTCTATAATGAGTTGCATAAAGCTGCAAATTTTTGACCAAATGGAGTTGGAACTATGACAAAAGGAGATGATTCAAAGGTATTTTTTGAGTTATTCAAACCACCGCAAATACCTAAAAAAGAGGAAAACACCAAGGATCAAGCGGTGGTACATTCTCCTGAATCCTCGGAACTCAAATCTCAGTCAGAACTATCCGGGCAAGAAGATGTGCCTGCTGATAAAACGCAACAGGAGACACATGAAGAGCCTATAAAATTAAAACATGCTTCGAAACAAAAAGAAATTGCCTACCGGCCTACAGCTTCCGTGAAGCCTGTAAAAAAAGATATTTCCTCCGGTAAGGATTCAACTTCTCGCAGTATAGATCCTTTGGGATGGATTAAGAAAACGGAGGCCGAAGAAGTTCCCATTCAGCAAAATCAGGATTTACTAAGAACATCTTATTCTATCTCTGGTCCAGCACCTTCCGGCGAACCGGTTCTTCGCAGGGATGAAGTAATACTAAGACAGGAAACATTGATTATTGGCGCTATTGCGGCTACCTTTTTATCAATCGCGTGTTTTTTTGTTGGTCATAAAGTTGGTTATAATAAAGGGGTATCGGCACAGGAAGAAGAATGGCTTGAAACAATAGAGCCTAAAGAGGCAAAAAAAGCGGGATTGGGAGAAACGCATTCAACAGAGGTTACCCAAATAAGCGCGGAGAAGAAAGCTCCTCAGAAAAAAGAGAAAAATGTGGTACCACCTGAACCAGTTATTAAAGATAATTGGACACTACGGGTAGTTTCATACAAAAATACCAAAGCTAATGTTGAAAAGGCAAAAGAAGTGGCAGGAATACTTCAGGAAAGTTCTGGTCATGGAGCATTTGTTGTAAATACGGGAAAACAACTTTTTGTCTGTATCGGTGAATTTGAATCCAGCGATAGTCCTGATCTGGTGCGAACACAAAAGGATATTGCTGATTTTAATTATGAGGGGAAAAAACAATTTAAAGGGTGCTACCCTATACGTATGAGATAATGTGAAGGAGGGAAAATGAGCGTTGACAAAAGTTTGAAGACAAAGGGTAAATTAACAAGGCCCAGAAATGTATTCACCAGGGTCGAACGTATTTCGATTCTTAAAGAAGAGGGAAGGTGGTCTCCTGCGGATTCTGTTTTTGGAATCCCAAAGGTGAAAACGGGCAAGGTAAAGATACGGAAGAAATCAGCAAAAAAAGCTGAAGCAGAGGCTTCTGCAGAAAAGACAGCAAAGAAATAATGATTTCTCACAGGATGTCCAAAATAGACTCCTCCGGAATCAGAAAGGTTTTTGACTTAGCGCAAAAAATCAAAAATCCGGTGAACCTCAGCATAGGCCAGCCGGATTTTGACGTTCCTGAGGAAATAAAATCTGAGGCCGTTAAGGCAATTCATGCCGGCGCAAACAAATACACCGTAACCCAGGGCATACCCGAACTCCGGGAGGCATTGGCCAAGCGGCTTCAGAGCGAACGCAAAGTAACTCCGGAAAGTATTATGATTACCTCCGGTGTTTCAGGCGCTTTGATGTTGGCCCTTATGGCGCTGGTCAATCCTGAAGACGAAGTTATCATTCCAGACCCTGCCTTTGTCAGCTACAAACATTTAACCAATTTTTGTGAAGGCAAACCTGTGTTCGTGGATACTTATCCTGACTTTAAATTGAATGCATCAAAAATCCAACCTCTTATCACGAAAAAAACAAAGTTGCTGATCATCAACAGCCCTGCTAATCCGACAGGGGCAATGTGCACAACCCAGGAACTCAAAGAAATTGTAGAACTGGCGCAAAAACACAATATTTTTGTTATCTCAGATGAGATATATCATGATTATGATTATAATAACGAATTCGATAGCATTGCTCGATATTTTGAAAACACACTTATCATAGATGGTTTTTCCAAATCGTTTGCTATGACGGGGTGGCGTCTTGGTTATGCGGCAGGTCCTTCATTTATCATAAATGAGATGATAAAATTGCAGCAATATACCTTTGTTTGCGCGCCCTCATTTGCGCAATATGCGGTGTCAAAATCAAAGGAAACAGATTTGAATACCTATATCACAAGCTATAAAAAGAAGAGAGATGTAATGTATGAGGGGCTAAAGGATAACTATCAAATAGTACATCCGGGCGGGGCATTTTACTTTTTTCCTCAGGTACCCTGGGGAACCGATGAAGAATTTGTTACAGCCGCCATTCAGAAAAATCTACTCATTATTCCAGGCAGTGTTTTCTCGGAACGCCATTCCCACTTCAGACTCTCTTTTGCCGCATCAGAAGAAACCATTTTACAAGGAATAGATATCCTAAACAGTCTTGCAAACCGCTAGCTTTTAATCGCCAGAATCAAAATATATACTACACATACCGTAGTAAAAAATAACATACACGACACAATGAACATGAGGTCGCATAATTCATTCTTCGTATGGTATCCTCAAATTCACTCTGTCAGGATCATTTTCTAACAGAGTGAATTTGTTGCAACCTTATTACGTATGGCATGAAAAGATTATTTATTTATACTTTCCCACCCTTCTCCCTTTGCAACCCACTCTACCATGATTAGCACGTTTACTCCTCCACTTTAATCTTTCTCTTTTCTTATCTCTCATAAAAATTACCTTTCATACATAAACAGTAAATACTTTACCGTGCCTCCCGTCGTACCCATCTTTCACGCTTTTGGATAGGTTTCAGTCAGAAAAACTGTGAACTATTACCCGGTTTTGGTGGTATCCTTCTCTGAATCTATTTTCTTTTGTGCATTTTGAGAAGTGCTGGCGTTTTCTACTTCATCCTCAACCCCTTTGATACCTTTCTTAAATTCAACAATGCCTTTACCCATAGATTTCATTACTTCGGGGAGCCTTTTGCCAAAAATAAGAATTGCCACAATAAGAATAATAATCCATTCCCAGCCACCTGGCATACCAAACATATTTATGCCTCCTTATACAAAGTTTGTAAAACTAAAAAAAACAACTGACAGGCCAAAATCCTGTCTCCATCATCTTAATTTCTGCAAGGCCTGAATTCCCTTAGATTTTCTATCAGAACGGTGATATCATGCGGGTTATCAGCTTGAAATTCCATCTCTTTATTCAAGATAGGATGGAAAAACCGAATCCTTTTTGCATGAAGTGCCTGTCTTTCGATAATAGGCATTTCTCCCGGTTTTCTTTCTTCCTGTTGCAAATCGGAAAGATAGCAAGCATCACGATTGCTGTACATAAAATCTGCAACGACAGGATGACCCAAAGACTGCATGTGAACACGAATTTGATGTGTGCGGCCCGTCTTTGGCAGTAATTTTACCAGGGTATAACCCCGAAAACGCTCAAGAACCTCATAAACAGTCAGTGCATTTTTGCCTGCATCACGCCTTATAGTCCTTTTTAATCCATCCGCTTTGTGTCTTCCGATCGGAAGATTAATTTCATCGGAATCCAGTAAAATATTACCCTCTACTACAGCTACGTATTCTTTTTTTATATACCTTTTTTCAAATTGCATGGCAATATGGGAATGAACGGCGTCGCTTTTTATCACAAGCATAATTCCACTGGTATCCCTGTCAAGCCGATGCACGATGCCCGCTTTTAATGGCCCGTTAACCTGGGAAAGATTCTGACAATGGAATGCCAATGCATTTACCAGGGTCCCTGAAGGATGGATTCCCGCGGGATGAACCACCATATCATGAGGTTTATTAATAACCATCAAATAATCGTCTTCATAGACAATATTGAGAGGAATATCCTCCGGAACAATTTTTTGCTCTTCAATGACAGGTACTTGGGCAGATATAATATCGCCTTTTTGTATATCATAACTGCTTTTCGTCACATGCCCATGAACCAGTACCGCCCCTTCCTTTATCAATTTCTGAATGCAAGTTCTTGAATAATCAGGAAGGCGCGAGACAAGAAACTTATCGATTCGTTTGCTTTCAGATAATCTCTTTATGTGAAAGGTGACTTCTTTTGATTGCCGAGCTACCTGTTGCATGTTATTGAATCACAGACAATCGATACTGTGCCATTGTTGCCCAGATACTATCCGGAGAGATTTCTACTGCGCTGGTATATGTACGGATCGCATCATCTGTTTGGCCAAGCTTCTCATAACAACGCCCTGCATCCCACCCCTTTTGTGCGGACAAGGAGTTATCGTTTGACAGAGAACCACCATCAAATTGCTTTACCGCATCCTGGAAACGCCCTTTTTCTTCATAGGCATACCCCAAAGACTGTTTTACAACAGGAGTCATGGGATGGCTGCCGTATCTGCCGAGAAAGTCATTGTATTCATCAATTGCCCCATCATAATTCTTCAGGTCAAAATAAATGTTACCCAATTGCAATAACAACCAAGGCATAACGCCGGCGGAAGTATTTTCTTTCATATACTCCAATGTATTTGCCGCCGAGGTTAATATCTCATTCCTTGTTTTCTCATCCTGGCCTCGTTGCCGGTTCGCCGTAGAAAGATCATTTTGTATTTTCCAGATACTTTGCCATGCAGTTTCTGATTTCAAGGTTTTCCCTTTAACAAGAAGAGAACCTCCAACACCCAAAGCAATGGCCACTCCTACTCCTATACCAATGAAAATTTTATATTTATCTAACGTTTTTAGTATACGTACCGTTGATTCATTTATCATTTTTTTCTTTTTTCTTTCATGTAAGAATTCATAAACCCAGTAAAGATGCCCCTTCTTCAAAAAGCTGCTCTACGTCTTTATCTTCTAAACCCGCCCCGCGGGCAATACATGCTGCAAGATTGCGATCCAGCAAATCGCCTGGCGCATGGGAGTCCGATCCAAACACCAATTTAGCACCAACCTTTTTTGCCATTCTGGCAACATGTCCATTTGCATATGCATGTCCCTTTCTACCGGAAATCTCAAGTCTGACACCTTTCTTTTTTGCCAGCGTTGCCTCTGCTTCTGTTATAAGGCCAGGGTGCACAAGAATATCAGCGCCAGCTTCTATTGCTGCTCTATTCGTTCCCTGCAACACGGGCTCCGTAATTGTTTCACCATGGACCAGCACAATAAACGCACCAATATCTCTCGCCCGTTTTACCATTGCTTCTATATGCTCCGGGCGGACATGAGTCAGTTCGACTCCCGCGTATACCTTCATCTCTGAGACAGAGGATATTTCCCTGCAAGCCTTTAACACATTGGGTAATACAAAATCAATGTTAGAATAGTCAACGTGATCTGTTATTACTAATCCCCGAAAACCTTTTGCTTCACAACGCCTCGCTAGCTCCGCAGGCAAAAGCACTCCATCAGAAAAAAGCGTGTGTGTATGCAAATCAATCATACAATACCATCTCTATTTAATGCGCCCGAGACGATTCGAACGTCTGACCTACGGTTTAGGAAACCGTTGCTCTATCCGTCTGAGCTACGGGCGCACTGAATATAACCGTTTTTAAACCATAACCTACCCTTCAAGGCAAGAAAAGCTTCGCCAAACAGCAAATCAATTACTTTGACAGAGCTTTTATATTGTAGAAGGGCAACACGTAAAAGAAATGTCACAAATTACACCATAGAAGTGTAACGAAAAGGGCATAGAATTGCAATCTTTTAATATGAGAATTCAGGGTGGGCATTTCGTTAAGGATTGGTTTTAAACTATAAAACACTATGGGTAAAAATTTAAAAGAATTCAATTGAAGTGTATTCGGAGAAACATTAAAATTTCGATTGAATAAACTAAGGATTTGTGTGCTTGTTCCGCTAAATTTTTGATATGAATGAATGAAAAAGGAGATATCATGCCTTTTATTTCTGCCTTACGACCTATTTTATTCTTCTATTGTTTGTGCGCTTTTTTTGTAGCGGGTTGTGGGGTGCAAGATCCAGATATTTATAATCGCCGGGGGGTTTCATTTGACAACCAAGGGAAGCTGGATGAGGCGATAAAATACTATAAAAAGGCACTTCGATTAGACCCTAACAACAGAACAGCACATCACAATCTCGCTGTTGCTTACCACAAAAAAGAGTTATTTAACGACGCAATAGAAGAGTATAAAATCGTGTTAGAACTCTACCCGAACGATCCGGAAACCCTGTACAATGTTGGCGCCATATATGCAAAAAACAACATGCATGACTCTGCTATTCTTGCCTGGAGAAAGGCCGTCGGACTAAATCCTGATTTTACGGAAGCTCATTATGCTTTAGGACTTACCTATGCACAAGAGAAACGGTTTAACGAGGCAATAACAGAGTATCTTTGTGTCCTTGAAAAAAACCCTGGAGATGCCGGCCTCCGTAACAATCTTGGTGTTGCTTATATTGAAACAGGTGCCTTTGATAAGGCTATTGAGGCGCTCAGGATGTCTCTAAAGATTGATCCAAAAAAAGCGATGACACATAAAAATCTAGCGGTTGCCTATCAGCAAAAAGGACTTGAAGAAAATGCGAACATGGAACTCAAAATTTACGAGGAACTCACCCTCCGAAAGAAAAATTAATTAGAAAGCAAAATATTTTGAATTAAAAACATGCTTTTTCCGGTTTGAACTTATTTGTTTGTCAAGCGCCGAACAAAAGTTTATTTTACCGGATCATATCCTGAGCCGCCAAAGGGGTGACATCTTATTATACGCAAAACCCCAAGATAGAAACCCCGTGAAACACCCTTTTCCTTGATTGCATTGATCATATACTGTGAGCAGGTAGGCTCGTATCTGCAAGAAGGAAGCATAAAAGGCGAGATCATATATTGATACAATTGGATAAGTTTAATACAGAGAAATTTCATGATGATCCGCGCACGATACAGTTTCTATTGCTTTTTTATTCATTTTTTGACAGTTCCTCGCTGATTTGCCGGAATAATCTTTTTAGGTTATCCTCAAAATCTGACAGTTTGAGATAGCGGGAAAAAGGATATCGTGGAAGTATGATAATATCGAAATGCGAAATCAATAAGTGCTTATGTAATCTGCAAGCCTCCCTCAGCAATCGTTTTGCACGATTACGCCGAACGGCATTGCCAATTTTTTTACTTACCACCAATCCAAAACGAGAATGTTGATATTCATTTGGTCTTACATAGAAAACAGTAAAAGCATCTTTGAATACCTTGCCCTCTCGAAAAACCCTTTCAAAGTCTTTCTTCAAAGCCATTCGTTCTTTCTTTGTAAATTGAAAATTCATGCCTCATAAACTAGCAAAAGAAGTACGAAAAGTCAATTTCACTACGATACCGGTCATGATACTGTCAAAATCTTCCGGTATAACGAGCAAACCATAATAATTTTCATTGACAAAACATCATTAATGAATATATTTGAAATATTCATTATTATTGAATATATTAGTTCTGATACACTTTTCGCTAATCTTTTCTAAAAATCCGGGGAGGGGAAGAGTCGATGGCTACCTGTTGCAAATATTTACAACACTACAAAGAAAAAATGTTCCTTTTTTATTCTCTCGTCTTGTTGCTTTCCGGCGTTCTTGTTTGTTGCATGGATACAATGTCATTTGCCTTCGATTTTGTTCGACCACAGGTTGCCAGCGGTGAACAATGCTGTATCTCCCTGAAATCAGACGGCACTGTTTGGTCGTGGGGCTTTAATGGATATGGGCAATTGGGAGATGGGACGACAGCAAATAGAACCACACCAGTGCGGGTAAAAGGACTTGACAGTATAATTTCTATTGCCGGTGGAGGGTATCACTGCCTTGCCCTGAAAGAAAATGGTACTGTCTGGGCATGGGGTAATAA of Candidatus Brocadiaceae bacterium contains these proteins:
- the yidD gene encoding membrane protein insertion efficiency factor YidD; its protein translation is MLPSCRYEPTCSQYMINAIKEKGVSRGFYLGVLRIIRCHPFGGSGYDPVK
- a CDS encoding tetratricopeptide repeat protein; protein product: MINESTVRILKTLDKYKIFIGIGVGVAIALGVGGSLLVKGKTLKSETAWQSIWKIQNDLSTANRQRGQDEKTRNEILTSAANTLEYMKENTSAGVMPWLLLQLGNIYFDLKNYDGAIDEYNDFLGRYGSHPMTPVVKQSLGYAYEEKGRFQDAVKQFDGGSLSNDNSLSAQKGWDAGRCYEKLGQTDDAIRTYTSAVEISPDSIWATMAQYRLSVIQ
- a CDS encoding twin-arginine translocase TatA/TatE family subunit, producing MFGMPGGWEWIIILIVAILIFGKRLPEVMKSMGKGIVEFKKGIKGVEDEVENASTSQNAQKKIDSEKDTTKTG
- the ligA gene encoding NAD-dependent DNA ligase LigA, which produces MTTVTIKEKIEQLRRTIRYHDSKYYVENAPEITDYEYDTLFKELQSLEELHPDLVTSDSPTQRVGGKPVAQFSPVQHKIPMLSIDNTYSEEEIREFDKRIKRMAHIDTHQGIEYVVELKIDGVAITLWYERGLFIRGATRGNGFYGDDITVNLKTLCQIPLKLLPIHKKNTFPSVLEVRGEVYLPNREFQRLNEEREEEGIVPFANPRNAAAGSLKLLDPRITAQRHLQMFAYGIGYTEGIDLKTHIQCLERIQEFGLPTNPYTRLVKNIEEVIRYCNEWDKQRDKLDYMVDGMVIKINNLLLHKQLGATSKAPRWMISFKFQPEQAITKINKIVVQVGKTGTLTPVASLSPVLLAGTTVRRATLHNFDEIRRKDIRVGDSVVVQKAGEIIPQVVAVQKERRNGSETSFKEPTVCPECGAYVSKEDGMIYLRCHNPLCQAQAKRRIQYFAGRNAMDIEGLGPALIEQLVDSNLIKDYADIYALQYDELIDLERMGEKSASNLIHAIETSKHRDLDRLICALGIHNVGSHIAEVLAEHFDNLDMLANATFDTLEKIREIGPVVAKNVVEFFQDTHSKEIIDKLKGRGVNTQKQRTQTPVKNKNISGKSFVLTGTLQKYSRSEAETIIKNLGGQVSSSVSKKTDYVVVGESPGTKLEKAGKLHITVIDEKSFEALLGLDRKGIGQ
- a CDS encoding small basic protein, producing the protein MSVDKSLKTKGKLTRPRNVFTRVERISILKEEGRWSPADSVFGIPKVKTGKVKIRKKSAKKAEAEASAEKTAKK
- a CDS encoding tetratricopeptide repeat protein, with product MPFISALRPILFFYCLCAFFVAGCGVQDPDIYNRRGVSFDNQGKLDEAIKYYKKALRLDPNNRTAHHNLAVAYHKKELFNDAIEEYKIVLELYPNDPETLYNVGAIYAKNNMHDSAILAWRKAVGLNPDFTEAHYALGLTYAQEKRFNEAITEYLCVLEKNPGDAGLRNNLGVAYIETGAFDKAIEALRMSLKIDPKKAMTHKNLAVAYQQKGLEENANMELKIYEELTLRKKN
- a CDS encoding histidinol phosphate phosphatase domain-containing protein; amino-acid sequence: MIDLHTHTLFSDGVLLPAELARRCEAKGFRGLVITDHVDYSNIDFVLPNVLKACREISSVSEMKVYAGVELTHVRPEHIEAMVKRARDIGAFIVLVHGETITEPVLQGTNRAAIEAGADILVHPGLITEAEATLAKKKGVRLEISGRKGHAYANGHVARMAKKVGAKLVFGSDSHAPGDLLDRNLAACIARGAGLEDKDVEQLFEEGASLLGL
- a CDS encoding pyridoxal phosphate-dependent aminotransferase; the encoded protein is MISHRMSKIDSSGIRKVFDLAQKIKNPVNLSIGQPDFDVPEEIKSEAVKAIHAGANKYTVTQGIPELREALAKRLQSERKVTPESIMITSGVSGALMLALMALVNPEDEVIIPDPAFVSYKHLTNFCEGKPVFVDTYPDFKLNASKIQPLITKKTKLLIINSPANPTGAMCTTQELKEIVELAQKHNIFVISDEIYHDYDYNNEFDSIARYFENTLIIDGFSKSFAMTGWRLGYAAGPSFIINEMIKLQQYTFVCAPSFAQYAVSKSKETDLNTYITSYKKKRDVMYEGLKDNYQIVHPGGAFYFFPQVPWGTDEEFVTAAIQKNLLIIPGSVFSERHSHFRLSFAASEETILQGIDILNSLANR
- a CDS encoding RluA family pseudouridine synthase, encoding MQQVARQSKEVTFHIKRLSESKRIDKFLVSRLPDYSRTCIQKLIKEGAVLVHGHVTKSSYDIQKGDIISAQVPVIEEQKIVPEDIPLNIVYEDDYLMVINKPHDMVVHPAGIHPSGTLVNALAFHCQNLSQVNGPLKAGIVHRLDRDTSGIMLVIKSDAVHSHIAMQFEKRYIKKEYVAVVEGNILLDSDEINLPIGRHKADGLKRTIRRDAGKNALTVYEVLERFRGYTLVKLLPKTGRTHQIRVHMQSLGHPVVADFMYSNRDACYLSDLQQEERKPGEMPIIERQALHAKRIRFFHPILNKEMEFQADNPHDITVLIENLREFRPCRN
- the rnpA gene encoding ribonuclease P protein component, with the translated sequence MNFQFTKKERMALKKDFERVFREGKVFKDAFTVFYVRPNEYQHSRFGLVVSKKIGNAVRRNRAKRLLREACRLHKHLLISHFDIIILPRYPFSRYLKLSDFEDNLKRLFRQISEELSKNE